GggtaaaattttgtttttacttACGTTTCAAACTGCGAATGCAAAAATTTTAGTTCTTTGGTTTCTCTAAGAATTTGCAAGATAAGGGAGCATCTGTGCTGATGAACCTGAAAGTGAAGAATGATAAAATGGAGCAATCGCTCTTAGAGAAAGATATGATGATAAAAAGATTGCAGAACACGCTTCAAACTGCGAAACTGTACAATGCGAACTCATTGAACAGAAAATTAGCATCAAAAGGTAGGTTCTATGTTGAACTGGGCAATTTCCAATGATTCCCTAAAGCTTAAGGAATCTAGGCAAAGAAAGTCTACCGAAATTTTCAGAGATTATTGAAGCAAATTGATTTCCAGacacatttttttcaaacttttttcaatTGACTTGAAATGCCGCTACTGGAAGTGATGTTCTTTCGAAATTTTCCTTATTTCGACCGTTTTGAGCTTTGCAGGTGTTGAATGCACACTTTTGAACGATAACAAGTTCGAGTACAGAAAGAAAGGCTCGATGAACACAAAAATTGAGCTTCATATGCCCACCTTCGATATTGGCGATTGCGAATCTGCCGAGGAAATTTACGATAGCCGAAGAGATGTTGCTAAAATGAACAAGAAGAACGCGAATTCGGTAGAATCCAAATTCCTCCTTGACATCAATTTGGACCTGAAGCAGACGACAAAACCTACGTACTGTTCCGAAACAAGATTTCAAAGGTGATTTCACCAATTTCTATGTTGATTGTGAAAATGTATTTGCTTCAATTCCTGTTTAGATTTGCAATGTTCGAAATATTTAGATTTTTCTGTAGATGAAACAGTACAAATTGGCGGATGCGCCAGTGCCCTTCCATCTCATCTTTTCTCAATTCCGTAGTCGTAGCGCATCTTATCACATGGAAGCCAAAGGATcgaattccgaaggaattataGAGAAATTTTCAGAGGAATACATACCTGTGGAAAGtgaaaggaataaaaaaatggAACATAAGAAAGAGCTCAATTATCGATCGCAAAAAGATGTGGAAGAAGATGCATACGTTAATCCGGCATTCCAGAAAATTCTACAAACTATCGAAGAGATCATGACTAGGGGAACCAACACCGATCTGAATATATCCAGGACTGTGACTATTGACGAATCGGTGCAGTTTCCAGTCGAAGGTAAGGAAGGCAGCAATCTTATACAGGATTATGGAATATTAGCCCTCTTGAAAAAATCTACTTCTCAATTAGTCGATTTTCCAACAGAGCAAGAAATTATGCAGATCTTGGATTCGCCATCTGAAGTAGTCAACGAGACGTCTAACGCTCCTTCACAAGAACATCATCCAGGAGGAACAGAGAAGATCCTGGAGAACGAACAGCCTCCTAGTATACTGGATGAAATACAGGTAACACGAATAAATGGTGGCAGCAACTGCAAAGAATATTACCACAACAGTAAGCTTATCGCAGGTTCTTCAAAACAGTTCGCTAAAAACACCATAAGTCCATCTTGCAAGATAACCACTGATCGAAGCTTGAACCATTGAGTCGTTAATTGAGAGTccaaattatagaaaaaacgGGTAAATCATAGCATTGTCCAGACCTAACCTGTGTTAACTCCTTATTTCCAAGGATAAAATACAGGATTTAATATCTATTGCTCCACACGACGAAgtccaaaaataaatgaacaaacTACAGTAGAAAAAGTTCTCAAGTATGATTTCCAGGATGCAGAAATGCATAGACTCAATGTTTTTTTGCAATAAACGGAAAGAGAACAGCCCTCGTTCAACTGTGTGTTCAAATTTAAATGCCATCTCGTGAATGCGACTACCAACTGGGAATTTGTCAGAATTATGTTTCGATATAGGTCCAAGACCAGTCTGACTGCGAGGCCAACAGTGTGAGCGAAAAAACTGACCGAATGGAGAAGTCCGCATCTCGAGTACCCTCCAAACGATTCCTGGACAAGGAAATGCCGCATGAGGAGATCAAACAGCTACACGTGTACCTTCTGGATATGATATCGCAGGTCGACTGTCTCAAAGACACAATTTCCCAGATGAAAGCGGATCAGGAGAGGACGGAAACCGATCTGAAATCGAAAGAGTAATGTCGAAATCACGACGAATTCTGGGAAAtattgtacaattttttttttcaagcgaGAGCATCGATAAACTGGCGAAGGAAATTGAGGCGCTCAGGGAGTTGCGGTCTTTGTCGTCGAATCAGGTCCCATCGGACTTGGAATTGGCCGAGAAGGATAGTGCGTCTGTTGAATCTTACGAAATCCTGCAAAAAACTACACAgtgagtaattttttttctttatatagCCAACaagttcggtcttgaggaatttttaacagACCCCATCTTTTTCGCTAGTTTTCGATGGACAACTTCCTTCCAGAAAAGTcgttgtgatacatattctgagagAGGGACTCTTGTAGTTATAAATCTCCAAAATTCATCGAGCTCGTTGCAGTGGCAGTTCCAGGAGTGATGTtgagaatgttccttatatacttatcagcattcatagctccattatcaacgaccactaggtctttgcgagcagtcaaagatattccaccccataccataatcgatcctcccccgaaaccagtcaggaaattgcactgagcatatctttcatgtggacgtctgtatacaagggaacgtcgatcacaatggtagaggcagaatctagactcatctgtgaagagaactctttcccaatcggcctcttcccaatggatatgctctctcgcaaaatccaaacccgcccttcgatgggctggggtaagagctgggccacttgccgcgacacgaggccttaaatcatattccctgaggcgatttcttattgtctgagtgctaatttgcacctcatgagtttgctcaagctgaatttgaaggaggcgagcggttgcaaaccgttgtctcaacgaagaaactctcaagtaacgttcttgaatggcagttgttacccgtggtctaccctgtcctggtcttcggacattcatacctgtctccctgaatcgctgcaacattctggacacacttgtatgggaaactccaaacctttctgcaattcttgtgtatgtccacccttcttctcgcaaaactaccgcttgggcacattcctcaaattgtcaaattgcgtgtttcgcgttgcatagcgatagagtgtagaaaatcaaacgaaagaaaaattattgatcactagaattgatcgtgaacaactgattttagaatggagccaatacattcaaaatctgataatatcatcttttttttattcctgctgggaaaaaacatctgtattgaagaaaaccgttgaaagtggataaatatgcatgcataattctgataaaaataattatcattgagaacacatTCAGTTGtacaataaatttgagatttccataatgtgcataaatttttttgcgcagtgtatttgaaattctgtaaagtgtttgttgatataaaataggtaaTGTGTCTTTATATAATTGTAATGATATCAGCTATATGAAAGAAAACTACacttattcttatttgaagaGGGAAAATGATGATTGATGATACTCGCTCAAGGTATATACAAGTTTTTCGAATCATTTTACAGGTGGTCGAAAAGACACTGCAATTTTTCGCAAATGACCTTAAATGAAAATGTCGATAAGTCCATTTTTTCAAGTGGCATTCCTATGTTTTCAGGCAGAACATCAAGAAAATAGCTGGAAAAATGAAACATCTGAGGGAGACCAAATCGAAATCGTCAATTTCCAGTCAGACAGAAAAAAAGCAATCCAGAGGTTCGTCCAGGAGCAGCAAACCGGAAAAAAGAAAACCGTCGGATAAAAGTAATAAAAAGGGAAATGTAAGTGATTCCGATACGAAAACTGTTCTGAAATTGATTCTGATCGGTTTCTGGTGTTTCGCCCTGTATAAAAGTAGGGCACTACATGAAACGGTGGGCTATCTGACCGATTTATCATGCCCGAATTATATATTCAAAATGGCGTTTTTATGCACCCCTTTCCTCAATTTCTGTAAGAACTGACTGGAGAGAATACTGCAATAAACTTTTAATGTTGAcacaaatttcaattcaagcCGTCATTCGCTGGGGAATAAGTTGATCAGTTCCGATTGGACAAGCAGTCGAAAAGAATTTACGAAAATCATCTTCGATACTTTGACTGCATATAGCTGACAAGCACAGAgccaaaaatattttcgatactTCAGACTTCAGAatgatgatttttcattcaaaaaccaTCTCGAGTTCTTCATATATAATTACTTCCCGATTTGTATATGTTGTGAAACTGATGCTTAGTTCAGCTCTAATTTCATAACCTACCCCTAAATTAGAACTTGACAAACACACAATATTCAAATCAAACTAATACATCTTGTTGATTTTCctaaatttgaatgaataagTATATAAATAAAGACGAAGAACAACAAATAGAACAGTCTAAAATATCCTTCATAGCTAAAGGTTGTATATTCGATACAACAAATAGTTTTTTCTAATCTAGTTCTGATCATCATCTTATATCGACTACCGATCGTGGACTGGTACTGTGTGTAAAGATAAGATTAATAATCTTTGATTGTGTGTACGTGGACCACGTTTTGTTTTCAGGAAATTGGCTCAAAACTGCCCATGTGTGGGCACCATTAGTTTGTGGTCAgagcattcgccaatttgtaacGACAGTGATTATTCATAGCGCAGCGTTAATTTTCAAGTTATTATTTTAAAAATGAAGCGCGTAGCTTAGAGTTACAACTGATAATATTGGAGAAGAATTAACACTTCatataaacagaaaataaagaataaagaaGAATCCTTTTTTATTGTAGGCATGAAATGGTTAATCTgatcgaatttgaattttcactcTTTTCATTGTGAGGTCGATCACAAATATCAAATAAGTACTTATACTTCTTAAAGGTACTCGTAGAGGAGTATGTACTACCCTCCAGAGATGATCTTTCTAGCATCTGAGGGCTTTACGGTTAATTGATAGTATACAAGGGTAATATGGGCCTTTTAGGGTAGGTACCCACAAAAAGGGGGCGTGCAGGTTGAGTTCTATTGAAGCAAGTCTCTAGCCACTCCTTATATTAGGGGGAGTACATCCCCACTACGCAACGCTATACTGGGAAGAGTCAAAAAGTGCGAAATCATGGACTGCAGTTCGCCTCATTGGAATTATTTTTAGTCGCGAAAGTGaattgtcgaaacatttttgttgctgagaaataaagaaaaattattttcagagaAAAGCCCAGGAAAAAGTGATCGGCATTGGAAACGGTGATGTTGTAGATGTACCATTTTACAGATGCGGTTTACCAGCCTGTTCTGCCATTAAGTCAGCCAGAACCGAATACGATGAATTAGATTGACGTCGTCCGCTTTTGTGTCCAATGTGTTATGTTGAGAAAGTAAATTTTTTGAGTTGTTTGATAttaaatgtttttttaaggaaGAAGTCCTTGGAAATTAGTCCACACTGGTTGTGGTAGATGTgtagcaatattactacagtaAAGTACCTACCCTTTCCCACGTTTTTCTGCTGACCCATCTTTTTTGGACCAATAATTCTAATAATTCTATTTAATTTATATCATAATAAATTATGGTAGTTCAAGGTGCAATATTTCTTATTTGGtaccatattttttttatttgaatatcaTAAGTTTCAACTTAGGAAGCTTTCGATATCGAAAACCTCAAGGGTGACATGGATCGATAAAGAATTTCTTGTACATTTCAGATAGTATTTTTATCGTGTCTGGATCTTGGCAATCAGCTAAAGCCATGTTCAGGGTACACTCAGCATTATGTTCAAGagctctgaaataaaaaaaaaatgaaccgcATAAATATTAGACAGTGTTATTCTTTCAGTTCGACAGATCCTTTGAAAGGAGTCacaattttcgtatttttataCACTGTTATACCTATATGTGTTCTTTTAGCGAGAACTGGGATATTTCAAGTTGTTTCTTCAATCTTTTTTACTTCGTCAACCTTTTGCACACTGAAATCGATTAATTGCAGTAGGTAAAGTTTGATAAAGTAAGGAAAGAAGTTTTTCCTAAAAGAACACATATGTATAGCAGATAATaaatcataatcataatcataatcatcATAGCAGATGATGTTCCAGATAAATCAACAAAATCCAGGAATGGAGAGGAATTTATACGTGACATAAAGTAAGTCAgtatgggtgtgttctgtgatacGTGAaccctaacaattgttgagcagtgtattagTTGTCGAGAAGAACTGCAGTTGCAGGATGGTACTCATCCATGCAATCGTGCAAAAAATGTCGCAGCAAAAAGAAAATCTTCATCTCCATATGGGGataaatagaaattttttgctAGATAAAAGAAATGGAAGATGTTCAAGAAAACTTTGAACAAGAGACGAGGGATCATGGACATTGAACATTTACTTGCAATACTCCTCTTTCGCGTTGATTATTTCTTCATGACTCCGTATGCGTATGGATTCTGTCGTATTCTTCCAACATGACGTTAATGAAGCCAGCTCGTAATTTATACAAGGGTTCATCATTTCTGAAATTTATATGTTTCTAACGATGCCATATATCGAAACGTCCATTTTTCTACTTACCGAATAAATCCTCGTATCTCGTATTGCAAATGTAATCTCTGACCGAACTGAGCGCTTTCAGGAGCATTTCAACGAAACCTTCAAATCTTGTTCCCGATATCCTGCTGAAAATTATTTCTAGAGGACGCAGACAATCGTTCAGCTCCATCTTATTCGTATTACAAATAATTTCAGCTGGGTGCATGATACACTTCATTACTGCCTCGATGATTTcctggaaaaaaattcatttgtgaGCAAGCTCTTCCTCCCCCAATAAATTCAGATTAAGAATCTCTGTGGGTTTGTGTATAATACTCTTCTAAGTGAACACTAGCGGTTGCAATATTTTAACGAAGCTAGGCCGGACCTGTAGCGCGAGAACTGCGTCTCTAGATAACATTGCTTTAGCATTCAACGAATGAAAGCTAATTTTCCACTgttaaaatttattttacagCTCAAATGGACTGAATAAATTTAGACGAGAAACAAGAATTCTTCAAAAGAGCTTTCATCATTGCTTTTATAACGAAAGATACTCACATTCCTGAAGTTTTCAGGTCTGTAACCTGCAATATTCTAGGTATCAACCTTTCGCTCATTATCTTGTAGATAGTTAAGGCCAGTCCCCTAAAACTTGCCAGTCAACCCCCAAAATCAGACTCTGTATGCGCCACTATAATTATTCACTAGGTAGGCATATTTTTGTTGCATTTCACGTATAGAATTACTTCCCAAAGTAGTTACTGAACTCCCTGTATGATATCACAATTAAGGTGATCTCATCTGTTTTATAAAGAATTAGAAGTTCGAACTTATTGGAAATTTTATGATCAGTATTTCTATCTATCAATTCTTTGTACAGAGCTCCcgctcaatttttttcattatgtatcaaaaattttcaattttattgatgTCTAAAGAACTACCAGGCTATATGGAACGTCCACTAATACACCTACTAATTTTTGGAAAATCTGCTATTATGCgttttggaaattttcattgataGATACTTACCGCGTAGTCAGCGTCTTCCTCATTCAAAAACGAGCGATGCTTGGCAATTGAGGTTTTCATTTTCCCAATAGCAGCATCCTGAAAATCATTCATTTCCATTTGAGGTTGCGAATGTAGTGGTTCAAATTGATGAAGAACTAAAAGTATATCAGACATAAATTTCGTGAGAGTATTCTCATACTTTGCAGAaactattctttttttttctgtaacacAGTGAATTGAGGGGAGGATTTACTTACtcatcaagaaaaaaaatcctaACAATGCGAACGGCGTTTTCATAACGGCTCTAGAATATCCAAATCACTGATGGGTCGAATAGTTGATAAGGGACGACTTGAATTTTTATAGTTGGCGTGAAATTGATTCAGCAGTTATCAGAAATTTCATTGCTCATAACCCACAAATAAAAccatgaatattttattttcatgccTAATCATGGTTCCAAATCGGTTAGTAATTTATTGACCATTTGAGCTTTATTCGATTAAATTTCCGTGATTCTCCCAAGGATTTCCATGAAAATAATACTGGAAATTGGAAATTCATTAGGAGCATTTATCATTACGTTTACGGCCAGATTTTGCTACTTATAACAGGAGTTTCATGACTCGGTTATATTTTGTTGAAGTCAACGATTTCCACAGCTGAAGCATAAGTTTTCTTCTATAAAGAGAGATCAAAACAATGATATGAAGCCTTATTGTATAGACTTGATAtgatatttataaaaaaagtttttcgtTTATACaggattatatgtatataaatataacgTACACAGggtttttgaatgtttttctgTTCTCTTCCATGGAGAAGTAATTACAAACACGCTTCATGTGTTCTCATATGATAAAGCAGAAAATATATCCCCAAGAACATTCTGTATACATAGAATCCTTAATTCCTCAACATGTATTTCGGCAAATGATCCACGTCTTCATGGAACACTCTGTGAAATAAGTTTTTCTTcgtatttttccataaaaaatttaacAGTTTATTTGTTAgatgtttatttatttcatacACACAAATACAAAAATTGTAGTTATAACATTAGAATTTGAACTTTAACTCAGGCAGAGCAGGGTTTGATGATTGCTGCTTCGTAGAGGTCGTTGAAACTCTTCTTGGTCAAATCGTTCTTGCAATTCTTGTTGATCTGTTCAAGGAGGCAAGTTTTCTGTTTCACAGCTTCCCTGTTAAATATGAAAGAAGACAATCAGTTGACTAATAAATATGCACATCTTTATCCACCCTTCCAACAGTTATTAACtattgttgaaattg
Above is a window of Coccinella septempunctata chromosome 5, icCocSept1.1, whole genome shotgun sequence DNA encoding:
- the LOC123313397 gene encoding uncharacterized protein LOC123313397 — its product is MKTPFALLGFFFLMILHQFEPLHSQPQMEMNDFQDAAIGKMKTSIAKHRSFLNEEDADYAEIIEAVMKCIMHPAEIICNTNKMELNDCLRPLEIIFSRISGTRFEGFVEMLLKALSSVRDYICNTRYEDLFEMMNPCINYELASLTSCWKNTTESIRIRSHEEIINAKEEYCKALEHNAECTLNMALADCQDPDTIKILSEMYKKFFIDPCHP
- the LOC123313394 gene encoding autophagy-related protein 23-like isoform X1, whose amino-acid sequence is MLRQDLDEEDLRTEIYSLRKHIARVCSENQILKVKIRKLQDEMIKRDKQLDEFLSSKRFFGFSKNLQDKGASVLMNLKVKNDKMEQSLLEKDMMIKRLQNTLQTAKLYNANSLNRKLASKGVECTLLNDNKFEYRKKGSMNTKIELHMPTFDIGDCESAEEIYDSRRDVAKMNKKNANSVESKFLLDINLDLKQTTKPTYCSETRFQSRSASYHMEAKGSNSEGIIEKFSEEYIPVESERNKKMEHKKELNYRSQKDVEEDAYVNPAFQKILQTIEEIMTRGTNTDLNISRTVTIDESVQFPVEVDFPTEQEIMQILDSPSEVVNETSNAPSQEHHPGGTEKILENEQPPSILDEIQVQDQSDCEANSVSEKTDRMEKSASRVPSKRFLDKEMPHEEIKQLHVYLLDMISQVDCLKDTISQMKADQERTETDLKSKDESIDKLAKEIEALRELRSLSSNQVPSDLELAEKDSASVESYEILQKTTQQNIKKIAGKMKHLRETKSKSSISSQTEKKQSRGSSRSSKPEKRKPSDKSNKKGNRKAQEKVIGIGNGDVVDVPFYRCGLPACSAIKSARTEYDELD
- the LOC123313394 gene encoding autophagy-related protein 23-like isoform X2; translated protein: MLRQDLDEEDLRTEIYSLRKHIARVCSENQILKVKIRKLQDEMIKRDKQLDEFLSSKRFFGFSKNLQDKGASVLMNLKVKNDKMEQSLLEKDMMIKRLQNTLQTAKLYNANSLNRKLASKGVECTLLNDNKFEYRKKGSMNTKIELHMPTFDIGDCESAEEIYDSRRDVAKMNKKNANSVESKFLLDINLDLKQTTKPTYCSETRFQSRSASYHMEAKGSNSEGIIEKFSEEYIPVESERNKKMEHKKELNYRSQKDVEEDAYVNPAFQKILQTIEEIMTRGTNTDLNISRTVTIDESVQFPVEEQEIMQILDSPSEVVNETSNAPSQEHHPGGTEKILENEQPPSILDEIQVQDQSDCEANSVSEKTDRMEKSASRVPSKRFLDKEMPHEEIKQLHVYLLDMISQVDCLKDTISQMKADQERTETDLKSKDESIDKLAKEIEALRELRSLSSNQVPSDLELAEKDSASVESYEILQKTTQQNIKKIAGKMKHLRETKSKSSISSQTEKKQSRGSSRSSKPEKRKPSDKSNKKGNRKAQEKVIGIGNGDVVDVPFYRCGLPACSAIKSARTEYDELD
- the LOC123313394 gene encoding autophagy-related protein 23-like isoform X3 gives rise to the protein MLRQDLDEEDLRTEIYSLRKHIARVCSENQILKVKIRKLQDEMIKRDKQLDEFLSSKRNLQDKGASVLMNLKVKNDKMEQSLLEKDMMIKRLQNTLQTAKLYNANSLNRKLASKGVECTLLNDNKFEYRKKGSMNTKIELHMPTFDIGDCESAEEIYDSRRDVAKMNKKNANSVESKFLLDINLDLKQTTKPTYCSETRFQSRSASYHMEAKGSNSEGIIEKFSEEYIPVESERNKKMEHKKELNYRSQKDVEEDAYVNPAFQKILQTIEEIMTRGTNTDLNISRTVTIDESVQFPVEVDFPTEQEIMQILDSPSEVVNETSNAPSQEHHPGGTEKILENEQPPSILDEIQVQDQSDCEANSVSEKTDRMEKSASRVPSKRFLDKEMPHEEIKQLHVYLLDMISQVDCLKDTISQMKADQERTETDLKSKDESIDKLAKEIEALRELRSLSSNQVPSDLELAEKDSASVESYEILQKTTQQNIKKIAGKMKHLRETKSKSSISSQTEKKQSRGSSRSSKPEKRKPSDKSNKKGNRKAQEKVIGIGNGDVVDVPFYRCGLPACSAIKSARTEYDELD